The proteins below are encoded in one region of Silene latifolia isolate original U9 population chromosome 2, ASM4854445v1, whole genome shotgun sequence:
- the LOC141643559 gene encoding uncharacterized protein LOC141643559 isoform X2, with the protein MDVVVLYLLIIFSAFATFSTTSAIDVLTLAVGESKELHVVPSVPVDNSPGSKPGFSIFAERVHIHGLSRMKNLHRFSYAVSVKVSYLNSSLRLPNAEICFHRNLSLGVGMCSQGQWQKLSKDSWSQKMSPFDHKLLDVRMAGPSLEALKLTLEEEFSAYRTVFLVLGTLLIMLGPTFSESLVFYYSSAMVVGIILVILIVLFQGMKLLPTGRGNSLAIFLYSSLIGVGSFLTRYLPRLLRMMLAEIGVSEDMHNPLVMFLMVFISLGGAWLGFWVVRKLILTEDGSIDATVSQFVAWSIRILGAVMILQCSLDPLLAAEALVSAICISSILRKATRPRLLRRLYRKFRRARGSTLQKSSNYDSSPSEGTRFEDIDNFQNSQKFRSPTSQFTSRPTAYSPLKDRKFPPPLSESGPFYSTYHKTPERRKFSDDEWKSFTKECTKRELENLVSSPEFGRWAVAHAERITLAPVERQQTTRWRRWLFWFR; encoded by the exons ATGGATGTCGTCGTACTTTATCTCCTTATCATTTTCTCGGCGTTTGCCACCTTCTCAACCACCTCCGCCATTGACGTCCTCACTCTAG CTGTTGGTGAGTCCAAGGAGTTACATGTAGTCCCAAGTGTGCCGGTGGATAATTCACCTGGTTCCAAGCCTGGTTTCAGTATTTTTGCGGAGAGAGTTCACATACATGGCCTGTCAAGGATGAAAAATCTCCATAGATTTTCCTATGCAGTGTCAGTCAAAGTGTCATATCTAAATTCCAGTCTCCGCCTGCCAAACGCTGAGATATGTTTCCATAG AAATCTCTCTCTTGGAGTAGGAATGTGCTCCCAAGGTCAATGGCAAAAACTTTCTAAGGATTCATGGTCTCAAAAGATGTCACCTTTTGACCACAAACTATTAGATGTACGGATGGCTGGTCCGTCACTGGAAGCATTGAAGTTGACACTTGAAGAAG AATTTTCAGCATACCGCACTGTATTTTTAGTCCTTGGTACACTGTTGATAATGCTGGGACCCACATTCAGTGAGTCTTTAGTATTCTACTATAGCAGTGCAATGGTTGTTGGAATCATCCTTGTGATACTGATTGTCCTCTTCCAG GGGATGAAACTTCTTCCTACAGGTCGAGGGAATTCACTTGCTATTTTCCTATACTCATCCCTT ATCGGCGTGGGATCTTTTCTCACTCGCTACTTACCACGTTTGCTGCGCATGATGCTGGCTGAGATAGGAGTTAGTGAGGACATGCACAACCCT CTGGTAATGTTTTTGATGGTGTTCATTTCCCTTGGTGGAGCATGGTTGGGCTTTTGGGTTGTACGGAAGCTAATTCTAACTGAAGATGGATCAATTGATGCGACCGTATCTCAATTTGTGGCCTGGTCAATCCGGATTTTGGGCGCTGTCATGATTCTCCAG TGTTCATTGGATCCGCTACTGGCAGCAGAAGCTTTGGTCTCTGCCATTTGTATATCGTCAATATTGCGCAAGGCTACCAGGCCAAGATTGCTACGGCGCCTTTACAG GAAGTTTAGGAGAGCAAGAGGGAGCACCCTTCAGAAATCCAGCAACTATGATTCATCCCCAAGTGAGGGTACACGTTTCGAGGATATCGACAATTTTCAAAATTCTCAAAAGTTCAGAAGTCCAACATCCCAATTTACGTCCCGCCCCACTGCTTATTCTCCCCTCAAAG ACAGGAAGTTCCCGCCGCCTCTTTCTGAATCCGGACCCTTCTATTCTACTTATCATAAGACTCCAGAGAGGAGGAAATTCTCTGATGACGAGTGGAAATCCTTCACAAAAGAATGCACAAAGAGAGAACTGGAAAACCTGGTTTCTTCCCCTGAGTTTGGTAGGTGGGCAGTGGCGCATGCCGAAAGAATCACATTAGCTCCAGTAGAAAGGCAACAAACGACCAGGTGGCGTAGGTGGCTGTTCTGGTTCAGATAG
- the LOC141643559 gene encoding uncharacterized protein LOC141643559 isoform X1 produces MDVVVLYLLIIFSAFATFSTTSAIDVLTLAVGESKELHVVPSVPVDNSPGSKPGFSIFAERVHIHGLSRMKNLHRFSYAVSVKVSYLNSSLRLPNAEICFHRNLSLGVGMCSQGQWQKLSKDSWSQKMSPFDHKLLDVRMAGPSLEALKLTLEEEFSAYRTVFLVLGTLLIMLGPTFSESLVFYYSSAMVVGIILVILIVLFQGMKLLPTGRGNSLAIFLYSSLIGVGSFLTRYLPRLLRMMLAEIGVSEDMHNPLVMFLMVFISLGGAWLGFWVVRKLILTEDGSIDATVSQFVAWSIRILGAVMILQCSLDPLLAAEALVSAICISSILRKATRPRLLRRLYRKFRRARGSTLQKSSNYDSSPSEGTRFEDIDNFQNSQKFRSPTSQFTSRPTAYSPLKDLDRKFPPPLSESGPFYSTYHKTPERRKFSDDEWKSFTKECTKRELENLVSSPEFGRWAVAHAERITLAPVERQQTTRWRRWLFWFR; encoded by the exons ATGGATGTCGTCGTACTTTATCTCCTTATCATTTTCTCGGCGTTTGCCACCTTCTCAACCACCTCCGCCATTGACGTCCTCACTCTAG CTGTTGGTGAGTCCAAGGAGTTACATGTAGTCCCAAGTGTGCCGGTGGATAATTCACCTGGTTCCAAGCCTGGTTTCAGTATTTTTGCGGAGAGAGTTCACATACATGGCCTGTCAAGGATGAAAAATCTCCATAGATTTTCCTATGCAGTGTCAGTCAAAGTGTCATATCTAAATTCCAGTCTCCGCCTGCCAAACGCTGAGATATGTTTCCATAG AAATCTCTCTCTTGGAGTAGGAATGTGCTCCCAAGGTCAATGGCAAAAACTTTCTAAGGATTCATGGTCTCAAAAGATGTCACCTTTTGACCACAAACTATTAGATGTACGGATGGCTGGTCCGTCACTGGAAGCATTGAAGTTGACACTTGAAGAAG AATTTTCAGCATACCGCACTGTATTTTTAGTCCTTGGTACACTGTTGATAATGCTGGGACCCACATTCAGTGAGTCTTTAGTATTCTACTATAGCAGTGCAATGGTTGTTGGAATCATCCTTGTGATACTGATTGTCCTCTTCCAG GGGATGAAACTTCTTCCTACAGGTCGAGGGAATTCACTTGCTATTTTCCTATACTCATCCCTT ATCGGCGTGGGATCTTTTCTCACTCGCTACTTACCACGTTTGCTGCGCATGATGCTGGCTGAGATAGGAGTTAGTGAGGACATGCACAACCCT CTGGTAATGTTTTTGATGGTGTTCATTTCCCTTGGTGGAGCATGGTTGGGCTTTTGGGTTGTACGGAAGCTAATTCTAACTGAAGATGGATCAATTGATGCGACCGTATCTCAATTTGTGGCCTGGTCAATCCGGATTTTGGGCGCTGTCATGATTCTCCAG TGTTCATTGGATCCGCTACTGGCAGCAGAAGCTTTGGTCTCTGCCATTTGTATATCGTCAATATTGCGCAAGGCTACCAGGCCAAGATTGCTACGGCGCCTTTACAG GAAGTTTAGGAGAGCAAGAGGGAGCACCCTTCAGAAATCCAGCAACTATGATTCATCCCCAAGTGAGGGTACACGTTTCGAGGATATCGACAATTTTCAAAATTCTCAAAAGTTCAGAAGTCCAACATCCCAATTTACGTCCCGCCCCACTGCTTATTCTCCCCTCAAAG ATTTAGACAGGAAGTTCCCGCCGCCTCTTTCTGAATCCGGACCCTTCTATTCTACTTATCATAAGACTCCAGAGAGGAGGAAATTCTCTGATGACGAGTGGAAATCCTTCACAAAAGAATGCACAAAGAGAGAACTGGAAAACCTGGTTTCTTCCCCTGAGTTTGGTAGGTGGGCAGTGGCGCATGCCGAAAGAATCACATTAGCTCCAGTAGAAAGGCAACAAACGACCAGGTGGCGTAGGTGGCTGTTCTGGTTCAGATAG
- the LOC141643559 gene encoding uncharacterized protein LOC141643559 isoform X3, giving the protein MDVVVLYLLIIFSAFATFSTTSAIDVLTLAVGESKELHVVPSVPVDNSPGSKPGFSIFAERVHIHGLSRMKNLHRFSYAVSVKVSYLNSSLRLPNAEICFHRNLSLGVGMCSQGQWQKLSKDSWSQKMSPFDHKLLDVRMAGPSLEALKLTLEEEFSAYRTVFLVLGTLLIMLGPTFSESLVFYYSSAMVVGIILVILIVLFQGMKLLPTGRGNSLAIFLYSSLIGVGSFLTRYLPRLLRMMLAEIGVSEDMHNPLVMFLMVFISLGGAWLGFWVVRKLILTEDGSIDATVSQFVAWSIRILGAVMILQCSLDPLLAAEALVSAICISSILRKATRPRLLRRLYRKFRRARGSTLQKSSNYDSSPSEGTRFEDIDNFQNSQKFRSPTSQFTSRPTAYSPLKGSSRRLFLNPDPSILLIIRLQRGGNSLMTSGNPSQKNAQRENWKTWFLPLSLVGGQWRMPKESH; this is encoded by the exons ATGGATGTCGTCGTACTTTATCTCCTTATCATTTTCTCGGCGTTTGCCACCTTCTCAACCACCTCCGCCATTGACGTCCTCACTCTAG CTGTTGGTGAGTCCAAGGAGTTACATGTAGTCCCAAGTGTGCCGGTGGATAATTCACCTGGTTCCAAGCCTGGTTTCAGTATTTTTGCGGAGAGAGTTCACATACATGGCCTGTCAAGGATGAAAAATCTCCATAGATTTTCCTATGCAGTGTCAGTCAAAGTGTCATATCTAAATTCCAGTCTCCGCCTGCCAAACGCTGAGATATGTTTCCATAG AAATCTCTCTCTTGGAGTAGGAATGTGCTCCCAAGGTCAATGGCAAAAACTTTCTAAGGATTCATGGTCTCAAAAGATGTCACCTTTTGACCACAAACTATTAGATGTACGGATGGCTGGTCCGTCACTGGAAGCATTGAAGTTGACACTTGAAGAAG AATTTTCAGCATACCGCACTGTATTTTTAGTCCTTGGTACACTGTTGATAATGCTGGGACCCACATTCAGTGAGTCTTTAGTATTCTACTATAGCAGTGCAATGGTTGTTGGAATCATCCTTGTGATACTGATTGTCCTCTTCCAG GGGATGAAACTTCTTCCTACAGGTCGAGGGAATTCACTTGCTATTTTCCTATACTCATCCCTT ATCGGCGTGGGATCTTTTCTCACTCGCTACTTACCACGTTTGCTGCGCATGATGCTGGCTGAGATAGGAGTTAGTGAGGACATGCACAACCCT CTGGTAATGTTTTTGATGGTGTTCATTTCCCTTGGTGGAGCATGGTTGGGCTTTTGGGTTGTACGGAAGCTAATTCTAACTGAAGATGGATCAATTGATGCGACCGTATCTCAATTTGTGGCCTGGTCAATCCGGATTTTGGGCGCTGTCATGATTCTCCAG TGTTCATTGGATCCGCTACTGGCAGCAGAAGCTTTGGTCTCTGCCATTTGTATATCGTCAATATTGCGCAAGGCTACCAGGCCAAGATTGCTACGGCGCCTTTACAG GAAGTTTAGGAGAGCAAGAGGGAGCACCCTTCAGAAATCCAGCAACTATGATTCATCCCCAAGTGAGGGTACACGTTTCGAGGATATCGACAATTTTCAAAATTCTCAAAAGTTCAGAAGTCCAACATCCCAATTTACGTCCCGCCCCACTGCTTATTCTCCCCTCAAAG GAAGTTCCCGCCGCCTCTTTCTGAATCCGGACCCTTCTATTCTACTTATCATAAGACTCCAGAGAGGAGGAAATTCTCTGATGACGAGTGGAAATCCTTCACAAAAGAATGCACAAAGAGAGAACTGGAAAACCTGGTTTCTTCCCCTGAGTTTGGTAGGTGGGCAGTGGCGCATGCCGAAAGAATCACATTAG